In the genome of Aspergillus flavus chromosome 8, complete sequence, one region contains:
- a CDS encoding pyruvate kinase-like protein — translation MDESEAHLLRGRCINVSVRHLHTIPDNIKIMSVNSVSLSGSHSVSKTAVPSITLIPNHGVKGDAHAGPTVQHRPLRNARPSDVNLRQVHLMQAEILQQVSKDPATGTKDIVLKPGQLGENITTQGIDLLSLPKDTRLLFVDGKASSQDAPTLRLTGLRNPGPQLDAMKKGLKDRFLVKDSRGVVIGYMAGVMSVVEKGGEIRPGMEIVVQKPATNLALNCI, via the exons ATGGACGAATCCGAAGCTCATCTCCTGCGGGGTAGATGCATAAATGTATCCGTCCGTCACCTGCACACCATTCCCGATA ACATCAAAATCATGTCTGTCAACAGCGTTTCCCTTTCGGGTTCTCATTCTGTCTCGAAGACTGCTGTCCCCAGTATAACGCTCATTCCAAACCATGGTGTCAAGGGTGACGCCCATGCAGGACCAACTGTCCAGCACCGACCCCTACGAAATGCCAGGCCGTCCGACGTAAACCTGCGCCAGGTCCACCTGATGCAGGCTGAGATCCTTCAACAAGTGTCTAAAGACCCTGCGACCGGAACGAAGGACATCGTCCTCAAACCAGGACAGTTAGGAGAGAACATTACCACCCAGGGCATTGATCTGCTCTCATTGCCCAAGGACACAAGGTTGCTGTTCGTGGACGGAAAGGCATCCAGCCAAGACGCACCAACTCTCAGACTGACTGGCTTGCGCAACCCCGGTCCCCAGCTTGACGCTATGAAGAAGGGACTGAAGGACCGCTTCTTGGTGAAGGATAGTCGCGGCGTAGTGATCGGATACATGGCTGGTGTCATGAGTGTTGTCGAGAAAGGAGGTGAGATTCGACCAGGAATGGAGATTGTGGTGCAGAAGCCAGCAACAAACCTGGCTCTTAACTGTATTTAA
- a CDS encoding putative transporter, with amino-acid sequence MSLIQALHCEIQPEKRVSAPALASPPSSYSEGPGQQAESRQITLNGNQPPETGQPVFERVPSHGTTQARRLTVTVLLILANLVQMTVNFAGIAGGSTLTSAMGVEGTYASWIGASYALTQGTFVLMSGRLGDVFGHRKLLLIGGAWLSLCVLVGAFCNNFFAFVTMRALAGVGGAFIMPNAVAMISSTNPPGRLRNLSLGFFAASAPLGGYCGAILLGAFLENTDWKWFFVFIACLSAVTFVALWALAPYEPPVDRSGKIDWIGSALGTSSLILFNFVWNQAPSVGWSTPYEIALLPISLILFVSFLMWEKRFAAQPIMPLEIFKAPSFLTLLLVILLNYMAVGTLIWYQVLWLQEVWHWSPLHFAVGWTPFVVCATAAASLAAWLIPRLAAQWILAIGTVTILVSNALMATVPLQQSYWAQIFPSVVLFSFCPDFVYTAGQIIASNSVRRHQQGIAGSIIGTLNLYGNSLGLGFASTIEVQVARRFHNQITGYRAALYFGVAISAVALILDVCFVRLVKDEREGWEEEDLLAINEIELQGRAEATGAQLPAAPLRS; translated from the exons ATGTCGCTGATACAAGCTCTTCATTGCGAGATCCAGCCGGAAAAACGGGTTTCTGCGCCCGCCCTCGCCTCCCCGCCCAGTTCCTATTCTGAAGGTCCTGGACAACAGGCAGAGAGTCGGCAGATTACACTCAATGGCAACCAGCCGCCAGAAACTGGCCAGCCAGTTTTCGAGCGTGTGCCTTCACATGGTACCACGCAGGCCCGAAGGTTAACAGTCACTGTGCTACTCATTCTGGCGAACCTCGTCCAG ATGACAGTGAACTTTGCTGGAATAGCTGGTGGCAGCACATTAACTAGTGCAATGGGTGTTGAGGGAACATATGCTTCCTGGATTGGAGCCAGCTATGC ACTCACACAAGGAACCTTTGTTTTGATGAGCGGTCGCTTGGGAGATGTTTTTGGACACCGGAAATTGCTCCTGATCGGCGGAGCATGGCTTAGTCTTTGCGTTCTGGTTGGTGCCTTCTGCAACAATTTCTTTGCGTTTGTCACAATGCGTGCCCTTGCTGGTGTTGGAGGTGCTTTCATTATGCCAAACGCTGTAGCAATGATATCCTCCACGAACCCACCGGGTCGCCTCCGAAATTTGAGCTTGGGTTTCTTTGCAGCATCGGCACCATTGGGAGGCTACTGTGGGGCGATACTCTTGGGCGCCTTCCTAGAAAATACGGATTGGAAGTGGTTCTTCGTGTTCAT AGCTTGTCTCAGCGCGGTGACCTTCGTCGCTCTATGGGCTCTAGCTCCATACGAACCGCCGGTCGACCGCTCCGGAAAGATAGATTGGATCGGCTCCGCTTTAGGCACCAGTTCCTTGATCCTCTTTAACTTTGTGTGGAA CCAGGCACCCAGTGTGGGGTGGTCAACCCCTTATGAAATCGCCCTCCTTCCAATATCATTGATACTCTTCGTTAGTTTTCTAATGTGGGAAAAAAGATTCGCTGCGCAACCAATCATGCCACTCGAGATCTTCAAGGCGCCATCCTTCCTGACCCTGCTGCTAGTCATCCTCTTGAATTATATGGCAGTGGGTACACTAATCTGGTACCAGGTGCTCTGGTTACAGGAAGTGTGGCATTGGTCGCCTCTGCATTTCGCTGTCGGGTGGACCCCTTTTGTCGTCTGTGCAACGGCCGCAGCATCCCTTGCTGCCTGGCTAATCCCTCGTCTCGCGGCGCAGTGGATCCTGGCCATTGGCACAGTCACAATTCTAGTTTCCAATGCCCTGATGGCCACCGTTCCTCTGCAGCAATCATACTGGGCCCAGATCTTTCCATCTGTAGTTCTTTTCTCGTTCTGTCCTGACTTTGTCTACACAGCGGGGCAGATTATTGCGAGTAATTCCGTCCGAAGACACCAGCAGGGTATCGCTGGTTCTATTATTGGAACGCTGAATCTGTACGGTAACAGTTTGGGTCTCGGGTTTGCATCGACCATTGAGGTCCAAGTCGCTCGTCGTTTCCACAACCAGATCACGGGATATCGGGCGGCGCTGTATTTCGGTGTTGCGATCAGTGCAGTGGCGTTGATCCTAGATGTTTGCTTTGTAAGACTAGTCAAGGACGAGCGTGAGGgttgggaggaagaagacctcTTAGCCATCAATGAGATTGAGCTTCAAGGTCGTGCGGAGGCTACCGGGGCTCAATTACCGGCTGCACCACTCCGGTCATAG
- a CDS encoding permease of the major facilitator superfamily (MFS transporter, putative) → MDPKPQGTHHEDPVKPANMDHINVVRVPLTEEDSKRIRNKTDRTILVILMWGYFLQILDKTVLGYGATFGLKEDTHLSGNEYSLVGSIAPIAQLAWQPFSSFLIVKVPHRILLPVLVAGWGVAQAAMAACHNFGGLMATRFFLGLFEAGCLPLFSIITAQWYRRAEQPLRVAAWYSTNGLATIIAAALSYGLGHIQSGVLKEWQIIFLFVGLITIVSSPFLYWRLDNDIASARFLNDQEKLQAMERLRANQTGAGSREFKVRHVVEAGLEPKTYIWIGMAFLLNVGASVTNVFGPLILSGLGFDKFKTTLLNMPFGALQFIIILLASYLAQKARLKAVVLASFMLPVVAGLAILYALPRDDSVQGALMAGYYLLSFLFGGNPLIVSWIVANTAGQTKKSIVMSLYNAASSAGNIVGPLLFNENDAPAYQPGLRACLGIFIAMAAIVLIQWANLFVLNKMQERRRVANGKPAKIVDRSMENNYQVSEEDAEVEAAETDNQVGNNAFLDLTDRENDEFVYIY, encoded by the exons ATGGATCCGAAGCCGCAAGGGACTCACCATGAAGATCCGGTCAAACCCGCGAACATGGACCACATCAACGTCGTGCGGGTTCCTCTGACCGAAGAGGATAGCAAGCGGATTCGAAACAAGACTGACAGGACCATCCTGGTGATCCTGATGTGGGGTTACTTCCTACAGATTCTCGACAAGACGGTTCTAGGATATGGTGCCACATTCGGCCTAAAGGAGGACACCCACCTCTCTGGCAATGAGTATTCCTTGGTCGGCTCTATCGCTCCGATCGCCCAGTTGGCCTGGCAGCCATTTTCCTCGTTCTTGATTGTCAAAGTGCCACATAGAATATTGCTTCCTGTTCTGGTCGCCGGATGGGGCGTCGCACAAGCGGCAATGGCTGCTTGCCACAACTTCGGTGGGCTAATGGCCACCCgcttctttcttggtcttttcGAGGCAGGCTGCCTGCCTCTATTCAGTATTATCACTGCCCAATGGTACCGTCGTGCAGAGCAGCCACTACGAGTGGCAGCTTGGTACAGCACCAATGGTCTTGCCACCATTATCGCTGCGGCCCTAAGTTATGGGCTGGGACACATCCAGTCCGGTGTGCTTAAAGAGTGGCAGAT tatcttcctcttcgtcggTCTTATTACCATCGTCTCGTCGCCATTCCTCTACTGGAGACTCGACAACGATATTGCTTCAGCCCGATTCCTAAACGACCAAGAAAAGCTTCAGGCCATGGAGCGCCTCCGAGCCAACCAAACCGGAGCCGGAAGCCGAGAGTTCAAGGTGCGCCACGTTGTGGAAGCCGGACTAGAGCCGAAGACATACATCTGGATTGGCATGGCATTCTTGCTCAACGTCGGCGCATCGGTGACGAATGTCTTCGGTCCTCTGATCCTATCAGGACTCGGCTTCGACAAGTTCAAGACAACGTTACTCAACATGCCCTTCGGTGCCCTCcaattcatcatcattctccTTGCCAGCTATCTCGCACAGAAAGCCCGCCTCAAGGCCGTCGTGCTTGCCTCCTTCATGTTACCTGTCGTGGCCGGTCTTGCGATCTTGTATGCCCTCCCTCGGGATGACTCCGTCCAGGGTGCATTAATGGCCGGATACTATCTGCTTTCGTTCTTGTTCGGCGGTAACCCGCTCATTGTCTCGTGGATCGTAGCAAACACTGCAGGACAAACGAAGAAGTCCATCGTCATGAGTTTGTACAATGCCGCTTCTTCGGCTGGAAACATCGTGGGACCGCTCCTGTTCAATGAGAATGATGCGCCCGCGTATCAACCTGGGCTGCGGGCCTGTCTGGGTATCTTCATTGCCATGGCTGCTATTGTGTTGATTCAATGGGCCAATCTGTTTGTGCTTAATAAAATGCAGGAGCGTCGGCGTGTGGCAAACGGGAAGCCGGCTAAGATCGTCGATCGGTCCATGGAGAATAATTACCAGGTTTCCGAGGAGGATGCTGAGGTTGAGGCTGCCGAGACCGACAACCAGGTGGGCAATAATGCTTTCCTTGATTTGACGGATCGGGAGAACGATGAGTTTGtgtatatttattag